A single region of the Sorghum bicolor cultivar BTx623 chromosome 9, Sorghum_bicolor_NCBIv3, whole genome shotgun sequence genome encodes:
- the LOC110430032 gene encoding uncharacterized protein LOC110430032 gives MSIPESRQEEVYLISLINKGRVVAKGRLVTTDSRREILGTKLGTEFWGVYVKGLENIERGNIGDEEIPRQFDQIRTVIDAIGYVIAWPSTHVKKARSSSRTRNKLVSAARGQS, from the exons ATGAGCATACCAGAATCA AGACAAGAGGAAGTCTATCTTATTTCACTAATAAACAAAGGCAGAGTTGTAGCCAAAGGTAGGTTAGTGACTACTGATAGCCGAAGAGAGATTTTAGGAACAAAGCTTGGAACAGAATTCTGGGGAGTTTATGTTAAAGGCCTTGAGAATATTGAGCGTGGCAATATTGGAGATGAGGAGATACCTAGACAATTTGATCAGATTCGTACAGTAATTGATGCTATTGGCTATGTTATTGCTTGGCCAAGTACACAT GTGAAGAAAGCTAGAAGTTCATCTCGTACTCGCAACAAGTTGGTATCTGCAGCACGGGGACAGAGCTAG